In Acidobacteriota bacterium, one genomic interval encodes:
- a CDS encoding ABC transporter ATP-binding protein translates to MQNALEKHADFRALLRDMLWQMRGRIAITLLCLGGLTVTELLAPWPLKLIFDHILLGKPAPVNLSWLNTVLQGSKTSAVVVLSSGIILIALFSSIFAYGQQFLTSYIGQRMVYSLRCELFAHLQQLSLSYHNRSRTGELLAKVTGETEAFKDGFVEGVLLSLSQVLTVGSMMIILLMLDWRLSLIALATFPLLFFALARIYRQIKITTRLQRQREGRLAARLGEVLGSVRLVKAYGRERYEQERFEQESSQALAEGLKTERMAAAATRSVELLKAAGLWGTVMYGSLSVIHGRLTPGALLVFISYLNDMYKPLRNLAKASTRLSRAVVSLQRIGEILDTEPERWNESPSPVAVRLKGAIEFDRVWFDYGDGKDVLQDVSFRIDPGQRIALVGSSGSGKSTIANLILRFYHATQGAIRLDGVNIEAYRRETLRNEIGTVLQDALLFGASIRENIAYGKPNATMSEIETAAREAYAHEFITALPDGYDTIIGERGSTLSGGQRQRICLARAIIKNPSVLILDEPTSAVDAESAALIHAALDQLRQGKTTLVIAHHLTSFEDFDQILVLRRGKLVEQGTHGELLKLRGYYFRMLQRQAGKPV, encoded by the coding sequence ATGCAAAACGCACTGGAAAAACATGCGGATTTTCGAGCGTTGCTACGCGACATGCTTTGGCAAATGCGCGGACGCATCGCGATTACGCTCCTTTGCCTGGGCGGATTGACGGTCACGGAGTTGCTGGCGCCCTGGCCGTTGAAGCTGATTTTCGATCATATCCTGTTGGGAAAGCCTGCTCCGGTCAACTTGAGTTGGCTGAATACGGTTCTGCAAGGAAGCAAAACCTCTGCGGTTGTTGTGTTGTCATCCGGCATCATTCTCATCGCGCTTTTCAGCAGCATCTTCGCCTATGGCCAGCAATTTCTGACGTCTTACATCGGCCAGCGGATGGTGTATTCGTTGCGTTGTGAATTGTTTGCCCATCTGCAACAACTTTCGTTGTCGTACCACAACCGCTCGCGCACCGGCGAATTGCTGGCCAAAGTCACAGGCGAAACCGAAGCCTTCAAGGATGGATTTGTCGAAGGCGTACTGCTTTCCTTATCACAGGTCCTGACGGTCGGTTCGATGATGATCATTTTGTTGATGCTGGATTGGCGATTGAGCCTGATCGCATTGGCGACATTCCCGTTGCTGTTTTTCGCTCTGGCGCGAATTTATCGGCAAATCAAAATCACCACGCGGTTGCAGCGCCAGCGCGAAGGCCGTCTGGCCGCCCGATTGGGCGAAGTGCTGGGTTCTGTGCGACTGGTCAAAGCCTACGGGCGCGAACGATACGAACAGGAACGTTTTGAACAGGAAAGCAGTCAGGCCCTGGCCGAAGGGTTGAAAACCGAACGGATGGCGGCTGCCGCAACGCGCTCTGTCGAACTGCTGAAAGCGGCTGGATTGTGGGGCACGGTGATGTACGGCTCACTTTCCGTCATTCACGGACGGCTGACGCCCGGCGCGCTACTGGTGTTCATTTCGTATCTGAACGATATGTATAAACCGTTGCGCAACCTGGCGAAAGCTTCGACGCGGTTATCGCGCGCGGTGGTCAGCCTGCAACGCATCGGCGAAATTCTGGACACAGAACCGGAACGTTGGAACGAATCGCCCTCCCCGGTAGCCGTTCGCCTGAAAGGCGCGATTGAATTTGACCGCGTTTGGTTTGATTACGGCGACGGCAAAGACGTGTTGCAGGATGTCAGTTTTAGAATTGATCCCGGGCAAAGAATCGCGCTGGTCGGTTCATCGGGTTCGGGCAAATCCACCATCGCCAATTTGATTCTGCGCTTTTATCACGCGACGCAAGGGGCAATCCGGCTGGATGGCGTCAACATCGAAGCTTACCGGCGCGAAACCTTGCGAAACGAAATCGGAACCGTGTTGCAGGACGCCCTGCTGTTTGGAGCGTCAATTCGCGAAAACATCGCCTACGGCAAGCCGAACGCGACGATGTCGGAGATCGAAACCGCCGCGCGAGAAGCGTATGCTCACGAGTTCATCACCGCTCTGCCAGATGGGTACGACACCATCATTGGCGAACGCGGCAGCACGCTTTCCGGCGGACAGCGCCAACGCATTTGCCTGGCGCGCGCCATCATCAAAAATCCATCGGTGCTGATTCTGGATGAACCGACTTCCGCAGTGGATGCAGAATCCGCCGCGCTGATTCACGCGGCGCTGGATCAATTGCGTCAGGGAAAAACCACGCTGGTCATCGCCCACCACCTGACTTCGTTTGAAGATTTCGACCAGATTCTGGTCTTGCGACGCGGCAAGCTGGTCGAACAAGGCACGCATGGCGAGTTGCTGAAATTACGCGGATATTATTTTCGAATGCTTCAACGGCAAGCCGGCAAACCGGTTTAG